Within Lolium rigidum isolate FL_2022 chromosome 5, APGP_CSIRO_Lrig_0.1, whole genome shotgun sequence, the genomic segment GAGCCGCGTGAAAACTTGCTATCCATGTGCGAGAACCATGAGTTGGTTACGAGATCTTACGGatttcacctctagcctacccaacttgtttgggaataaacgctttattgttgttgttgttgttgttattaaaATTAGCTAAGGATTTATTTGCTCTAGTTTTGCGTGGATTCCATGATTTTCTAGCCCAAGTGTAGTACATAGCAGTACCCGAATTGCAATTAAGCTCAGATGATCAAATTGCGTGAATGACACTGAATATGTACCTTTGAATTTTATCCATGCGAGGGAAACGCATATGACTACCAGAACAACGCTTCCTAGAAGTGGCAGTACAATCCTCACTGCATTACTCCCTGCCTTTTTACCTGCGCAGTGCATATATGCATCAAGAATGGCAAGCTAGGGAAGAACTggaagagggagagagaggtaCCATCGGCTGCAGCCAGGCCTGCAAGTCGGAGGTAGAGCCTGTCAGTGGCATACGCAGGCCCCACGGTAAACTTTCCGGTGTCAAGCAACTCCCCGGTCCAAACCAAGCATTTTGTCACTTCTCCTCCAGAGCTGCTGCTATTGTTGCTGCTGCTGAGGTTGGTGTACGCATATGCCACGCAGGAGCAGTCGTGGCTGCACACCGCCGTGCAGTCCTCGGGTGTACTTATGCCTGCACGGACGAGCACGAATTTGTCGGGGGTCTTCATCCCTGGCAAGGCCAAGAAGCCGTCGCCACACCCTCGGAGTAGCACCTTCCGTCGGCACCCCGCCGAGAACCTACCAGCCCTCCACTCTTCTACGCTCGCCGGCTCGAACCCGTCCAAGCACTTGCACGTCGGGACGGGGGCCGTCTCGTCGCAGTAGCCGTATGGACCACAGTAACCGTAGAGGTTGCATTTGAGAGACGGCCACTTCTCCACCACTGCCCACTCCGAGGACTTGTCGCTCCACACCTGGATTTGGGCCTCGCCATAGTAGGTCAGAACGTACCTGGTGCGTGGCGCTCCGTCCGAGACGCTGTAGGTGATGTACGTCTCCTCGTCGTTGTCGATGATGGTTTGGTAGAGGATGAGCTCGGTGCTGGTGTTCACCGCCAGGTAGTCGCTCCTCACCGGGTACCCCGTCCATGCGGCGCTGCGGGCCACCAGCTGATCGCCATCCCGAAGTAATAGCTGGAGAACCGTGGCCGGGTCGGCGCCGTAGGAGAAGCGCCCCAGAGAAGGGTCGTCTGGGCCCTTCCAGGATATGAGACGCTCGTCGTTACCGCTGGTGCCGGGCATGTTGTGCTTCAGCCGGAGCTTCATGCCAGGGAGGAACGTGTCCGTGTGGTGGTCGAAGCTCTGCCACAGCGTGGTGCCGCTCGACAACCGGATGACCAGGTTGCCTGTGTTCAGGAGTACCGCTGTGGAGGAAGAAGAGCTCGAGGTGGAGTTCACCGTGGTTGTTGTCCTCCATAGTACACGGCCACCGCCATCCGACACAACAAGATCGGAGGTGTTGGTGAAGGAGAGCATCGGCGCAGCGCTGCTGCTTGCTGGGGTTTCTCGGTTGGCCACCCACACCACCGTAAGTTGCGGGATGTCGTTGTACCATATGCCCAGGTACAATCTGTCCGGCGTGGAGTTGGAAGGGTTGAAGAAACCCAAAGCAAAGGCACCACCGTGGGAGACGATTGTGGCGCCAGGTACGAGCGCCTTGCCAGGGACAAGCTGGTCGTCGGACACACTCAACGGCAGGAAGATCATAAGGCTCAGCACTACAGTGCAGCAGGCAAGAGCCGGCATATTCATCGATCGATCAGCCCAAACTCTCGGGACTGACTAGCTACGCTAAGTCGATCGAGCTCTAGTCTACAGTCAAGAAACATATGATGTAGATGACTCGTTCCACAAATGTTCCATCGCGGCAACACCTGATTCAACTATCTAAAGTCTTGCAGTTCTCATTGTTATCTTTGGATATGCTGAGAGCGGCATTACAGCTGTCCACGAAGATGCATCACTGCGACTAGTCAGACTAGTGATTGAAACACTAAACTATGTAGCTGACTGAACATTACTGACTGAAACATTAAGGTATGAGTATTCAATTTATGTACTAGCAAACTCTCAGGACTGACTAGCTACGCTACGTGTCGATCATCAATCGAGCTCTGGTCTACAGTCAAGAAACTtgctttgacaaaaaaaaaaaaattcgcgggcacgcgaaaagcgtgccatatctttatagaagagagCAACTAGATTTACAAGAGACCAAAAGGGGGATGCGAACATCTGCCCTTGGCCAACCCACACACGCCACCCCACAAAAAACTAAGGTCCTACTCTTGCAACATGACTCTCCACTCCACTCCCCTCGCAGCCCTCCAAAGTCTGAACTCCTCAAGAATCATGTCGATGAGCTGCTCCGTGGGTAGCTGCCTCTCCAAGTTCCCGAACAAACGGGTGTTCCTTTGCTTCCAAAGTGTCAAGGCAATCAGCAAAACGAAAGTGTCAAAACCTCTCATGTCCTCCTTCCGCAACCTCTTCCTGGACTCCGTCCACCATCTCTCCAGCTTTGACAAATTAGATGACTCATTCCAGGCACTAGCAGTCGCCACAGATGTTGCATCACGGCAGCACCTGATTGAACAATCTAAAGTCTCGCAATTATGGCAGTTACCTTTGGATATGCTGTGAATCTGTGATTGGCATTACAGATGTCCACAAAGACGCATCACTGCCACTAATCAGGTACATAGTAACTGAAATATTAAGCTATGGAGTTGACTAAACATTAGTGACTGAAACGTTATGCTACGAGTATTGAATTTATGCACTAGCAAAGCTTTTCGAAACAACTCCTGAGTCATCTTCCGGAGCTGCGAGCACGCTAACCCCTCCTCTCTCCCGAACCCCTCCTCTCCCGAacccctccccaaccctaaccgatgtcgccgccgccggtagcgccgccggggcaaagaccctcggggcgtgacggcggcgggggcctttcctcgccgacgtgggggacggcggacgggcTCTCCCCTCCTCAACGCACGCGGCGGAGGACGGCAcggatggtgatgggcggcggcggctcttgcaCTGCGGTTTCCCTCCCCTCCCGTAGGCTTCCACCCGCAGCACACCGGCATGGACTTgtagtgggcggcggccaggccctcggtctgcgccatgccctccccccgcctctcgtcggtacgtggaggcgatctcgggcttcttccacGTCACGAGGgctcccggggcagcagccttgggttcgacggaggaggtggctctcTTCTACGCTGGAGAGGGTCGGCCCGtgatccggcggcgagatggaggggcATGGAAGCcgacgatggtgtcgccggtggagggttggattggccagcccgggatggtcgccgacgtgggggtccgacctgtataaaggcggcggtcctagggtctctcttgcgtgaagaggaggacctaccggagacctggactcgtgatctgccgGTGGgtcgagttccggaaggctccgtcggcgaatgtaacagtgctttgcctggagtttacttgatcggaggtattcggtcgtgcgcacccatactTTTTtttcgaccgattggttctggagggtgcGGCACGAAGCTCTttctctgtgttgacatcaagtgactatggatgcaTGAGGAAAgtcgaagaagagaatttcataaaggccggaggggaggactagctaagggaggttcaagtctccgcgttgttgagagacttgcttggtgttccggccttcacagcagcggtatgaaagtgggggcgacaacatttcgcagagtcctacctttcagggtgaaaatccaaggtctgaccttaactggttgtgtctggcaatggccttggtggagaaattgttttgagagcggagactatcttaagggtgaaaacctaagatctttgatcgggcgacgacggagtttgagcactgtttccttcttggaggcgtcgttttttggagagtctgtaattcaggtgttgtcttggcggtggatgtattgttgttgttaggcccgagatactgtagcgggacttttgtttcttatttttcattttctttttttggttgtgtgcatccgtagtgccattagggtggtgcgttgttgcagaggctgggtgtaattggtatcttcttgatattaatatattccttttatcgaaaaaaacaaaGCTTTTCGAAAGTCCAAACCGCTGCCTCACATCAAGGCTGGGCATGTAGGGACCGTCATGCTCGTCCACTTTCTTGATAAATAACATACGTGGAATGGAAAGGACACAACTATTTTTATATTAAACTAGAAAAATTACTCGTGCGTTGCACTGGGAAATCGTCAGTAAGAGTGCATACATTGCAAAAAAATACTTCAGGTCCGGTGCGTATTTTGACGCAATGATCAATATTTTGTCCTAGACAGACGAAAAAGATATACCCAAATTTTGCGACAATAACATTAATAAGCACAAAAATTCAACGGGAGAATTACAGACCGTCAACTTTACACCAGATTTTATAATAAAAGGATGAACTAAGCAGGGCTTAAAACCACAATGGCTTACATAAATTGAAGCCAGCTTAAAAACCACAATGGCAGATTATCCACATTTTACAatcagaaatctttgccgtgcgcacagatAAAAATGCACGGTAAAGATACGATTCGCGGCAACGATGGAAGATGCTGCGCGGTAAAGAAAGGTGCACGGCAATGGCccaacacaccgcacggcaaagattcggtGAACGGCAAAGGCGTTGGGAATTGTCGTGCCTcaacctttgccgtgcgcgcagctTGGTTGCACGGCAAAACAGCCTTTACCTAGTGTTCTTAATAA encodes:
- the LOC124658148 gene encoding G-type lectin S-receptor-like serine/threonine-protein kinase At1g11300 yields the protein MNMPALACCTVVLSLMIFLPLSVSDDQLVPGKALVPGATIVSHGGAFALGFFNPSNSTPDRLYLGIWYNDIPQLTVVWVANRETPASSSAAPMLSFTNTSDLVVSDGGGRVLWRTTTTVNSTSSSSSSTAVLLNTGNLVIRLSSGTTLWQSFDHHTDTFLPGMKLRLKHNMPGTSGNDERLISWKGPDDPSLGRFSYGADPATVLQLLLRDGDQLVARSAAWTGYPVRSDYLAVNTSTELILYQTIIDNDEETYITYSVSDGAPRTRYVLTYYGEAQIQVWSDKSSEWAVVEKWPSLKCNLYGYCGPYGYCDETAPVPTCKCLDGFEPASVEEWRAGRFSAGCRRKVLLRGCGDGFLALPGMKTPDKFVLVRAGISTPEDCTAVCSHDCSCVAYAYTNLSSSNNSSSSGGEVTKCLVWTGELLDTGKFTVGPAYATDRLYLRLAGLAAADGKKAGSNAVRIVLPLLGSVVLVVICVSLAWIKFKGKNKRWRKHKNAIIDGPSTSYELGEGNTPNDHELPFARFEEIAQGTQNFSETFKIGQGGFGKVYKVMLGGQEVAIKRLSKDSKQGTREFKNEVILIAKLQHRNLVRLLGCCCEGDEKLLIYEYLPNNSLDATLFDDSRKLLLDWATRFNIIRGVARGLLYLHQDSRLTVIHRDLKAGNILLDAEMKPKIADFGMAKIFGDNQQTANTQRIVGTYGYMAPEYAMEGIFSTKSDVYSFGVLLLEVVTGIRRSSNSQTMGFPSLTVYAWSMWKEEKTKELPDSSIMCTCSLDEVLLCTHVALLCVQENPDDRPAMASVLFILENGSTTLPSPKRPAYFVRPGAEMEEIKNSANSFTLTKLVGR